TTTTAGTTGTTAATCAAACCTCATATTATTATGAGATAAGTGAAAGAATTACCTCAAATGGTGAAATTAGAAAATCGGAAAGTCCCAATGCTGTTTTTCATACTTATTTAGTTGATGTTAAAAGCCTGAAACCTATTTGGGTAGGTAAAATTTCTTCTTCGGGAACTTCATGGGATTATGCAGGCACCATTTATAATAGCATGAGCAAAAGACTAAATAAAAGATTAATAAAAGAGCATTTTTTAATGCCTCCTTTAGTAATTCACAAATACTAAAAAAGGCGACCAATGGTCGCCTTTACAATATATCGATGAAATAAATCTTACATCATACCTGGCATTCCACCACCCATTGCTGGAGGAGCCATTGGAGGAGTTTCTTCTGGTTCGTCGATTAACACACACTCGGTAGTTAAGAACATACCTGCAATTGATGCAGCATTCTCAAGAGCTACACGAGATACTTTAGCAGGATCGATAACTCCAGCTTCGAATAAATTCTGATACACATCCATACGAGCATTGTACCCAAAATCTTTTTCTCCGGCTTTAACTTTATCAACAACAACAGCACCTTCACCACCTGCATTAGCTACAATCTGACGTAATGGCTCTTCAACAGCACGCTTAATAATTTCGATACCTGTTGTTTCGTCCTCATTTTCTCCTTTAAGACCTTCTAAAGCCGAAATTGCACGAATATATGCAACACCACCACCAGGAACAATTCCTTCTTCTACTGCCGCACGAGTAGCACTTAATGCATCATCAACACGGTCTTTCTTTTCTTTCATTTCAACTTCAGAAGCAGCTCCTACGTAAAGTACAGCTACACCACCAGCTAATTTAGCCAATCTTTCCTGTAGTTTTTCTGTATCGTAATCAGATGTTGAGTTTTCAATCAATGTTTTGATTTGAGCAACACGAGCATCTATGGTAGCTTTATCGCCAGCACCATTTACAATAGTTGTATTTTCTTTATCGATTGTAATCTTCTCAGACTGACCAAGCATATCTAAAGTAGCTTGCTCTAATTTCATTCCTTTTTCTTCAGAAATTACAACACCTCCGGTTAGAATAGCAATATCTTCCAACATTTCTTTTCTTCTATCGCCAAAACCTGGAGCTTTAACAGCAGCAACCTTAAGAGAACCTCTTAAACGGTTTACAACCAAAGTAGCCAAAGCTTCACCTTCCACATCTTCAGCAATAATCATTAAAGGACGGCCTGCCTGAGCTGCTGGTTCCAATACCGACATTAACTCTTTCATTGTAGATATTTTTTTATCGTACAATAAAATAAATGGATTCTCTAAATCAGCTTCCATTTTATCGCCATCGGTAATAAAATATGGAGAAATATAACCACGATCAAACTGCATACCTTCAACCACTTTAACGTGAGTTTCGGTCCCTTTTGCTTCCTCTACAGTAATAACTCCTTCTTTAGTTACAGCTTTAAAAGCATCGGCAATTAATGCTCCAACTTTTTTATCATTATTGGCTGATATTTGCGCTACCTGCTGAATTTTATCTGAATCTTCACCAATAATTTGCGATTGCTCTTTAATGTTTGCTACCACAGCTGCTACTGCAGTATCGATACCACGTTTCAAGTCCATTGGATTTGCACCTGCAGTAACGTTTTTCAAACCAACATTAATAATCGACTGAGCTAATACAGTAGCTGTAGTTGTACCATCACCTGCATCGTCGCCAGTTTTTGAAGCAACTTCTTTTACCATTTGTGCACCCATATTTGCACCTGGATCTGATAATTCGATTTCTTTAGCAACGCTTACACCATCTTTAGTAATTTGTGGAGCACCGAATTTACGATCGATAACAACATTTCTACCTTTTGGTCCTAAGGTTACTTTAACTGCATTTGCCAACTCGTCAACACCTTTTTTTAGTAAGTCGCGAGCTTCAATATTGAATTTTATTTCTTTAGCCATTTTTTAATTAATTTTGAAAATTCTTTGTTCAGATTAAACAATGTATAAAATATCCGACTGTGACATTAACAAATAATCTTCGTTGTTAATTTCTAACTCTGTACCCGAATATTTACCATAGAAAACAACATCTCCTACTTTGATCTCCATAGGCTCGTCAGTTTTATCAGCACCTGTTAAAACAACTTTCCCCTTTAATGGTTTTTCCTTTGCTGAGTCTGGAATAATAATACCACTTGCAGTTTTTTCCTCAACTGCGGTTGGCTCAACTAAGATCTTTCCCGCAAGAATTTTACCTTTTAATTCTGCCATTTTTCAAAATATTTAAAGTTATTATTTACATTTTCGACTCACCCTCCTTCATATTCTGTGCCAATCGAATTTTATTGACAATATTTCAGAATATAAAAGAACTGATAAAGCTATATCTTCCTATGAATTCACATATATAAAAAAAAGAAATATAAATATACTGAATTACAATAAGATATAAGTGCAAAAAAAATGTCAATATGTATGACATACTGACATTTTGCTTAATTAAGCTAATATCTTAATTTGCTGTATCCTGTGAAGTTACTGCAGCATCTGTTGGGAAAGCAGGCATTTCAGGAGTAGTTTCCTGTTCTTGCAATTGTTGTTCTATTGCAGACCTGTCTTCTCTTACTTCCTCTTTATCGATTGTTAACACTGAACCAAGACAAAGAAGTAATAAAGCTACAGCTAAACCCCAAGTTGCTTTTTCAAGAAAATCGGTAGTTTTTTTAACCCCCATAATCTGATTAGAAGACGAAAAGTTAGATGCTAATCCACCTCCTTTTGAGTTTTGTACTAATACGATTAACACCAATAGCACACAAACAATTAAAATCAATACTGAAACAATGGTATACATACTTATATTTATTTACTGTTTTTTTAATTTTTCTATTTTCTCAATCTGACTCGCAAAGTAAACGTTTTTTTCGGGATTTTTCAACACTAATTTCTGATAAACCGAAATTGCTTTATCGAAAAGCTTCTGTTTCACATATATAGATGCTAAAGTTTCACTCATAAAACCGTCATTTTCACGTATACTGTCCTTCGAAATATCTTCTTGTTTATCAACAACTTTTACATTTCGCTGAATATTTGGCTCATTCTGAATAAAATTATCAATAAGATCATTACTTTTTAATGATTTATTCTTCTTTTTAGTTGAATTATCATGCTCATTTTCGGAAGACACTTCTACTTCTTTACTTATTTTTTTACTACTCGAATTAGCGGATAATTTAGTTTCTTCTGTTAAATTTTCGTCAGAAAGTGTATATAAATTTCCACCATAGCCAATATGATAAACTTCTGTGGCCGAAATTAAGAGATCTTCTTTTGTCGAATCCTTCTCCTTGTTTTCTAATTTTTCAGATTCTGAAAGTTCGAGAATATCTCCCTCACTATCAATTGTTGCAGATTGATAATCCTGTTCTTTCGTTTCCTCTATCTCCAATCCCTCCGAAAACTCAAATATCTCATCCTTATTAATCTCTTTATTTTCTTCCTCTTTTTCTCGACAATCTGAATCTGATACAAATGTTTTTACAACTTCATTCTCTTGATAATTGGTAACATTTGTATCTTTTCCCTCTTGTTTGAAAACCTGAAATTTAAGTCTATTATTTAGTAAAAGAAAAAGCTGTCGCCTATCCGAAATTTGCAGAGAAGAATTCTGCAATTCCTCCTTAAAACGAATGCTTTTATTATCGTTTAAATTCTTTAGCAATAAAACATGAGCAAGCTCAAAAAAAGGATATCTGTTAGTAAGGTCTTTTAATTCCCTATAACTATTCTTATCCATTTTCTTTAAATCTTTAACCCAATTCTGTAACATGCTTTGCTCCATAATTATTACCAGTTTACAACTGCTTCGTTGTAAATATCATCAATAATTTGTTCTAAAATTTCTTCTAATAATGAATCTTCAACATCGGTTAACTGCTTTGTACTATCGTAATCGGCAAAAGCAGAAAAACTCTTATCAAAGTCGTTTTCACTTTCTATTTCGTTGGTAAAACGAACTTTTATAGTTACCGTTAAACGGTTGGTCGCTGCAATTTCATCAGCTTTAATATCTAATGCCTGAGTTCTATAACCAGTTATCTCTCCCTCAAAATTAAGATGACCTTCTGCATCTACAATTTCGTCTAAAGATGTCTGATTTCTAAATTTTTCTTTTAATTCTTCTACAAATTGATCGCTTAAGTTTGGATTAACCAAAGGAGCACGATTTGGAAAATATTGTACCGAAAAAGTTTTTACACTCGTTGATAAGGTACCTCCGGTAAAAGAGTAGGATACTTTGCAGGCAGTAAAAACAGCAGCTATAGCAATACTTATTATTATAAACTTAATCTTATTCATATATTGAAAATAAAAATAACAATAATTTGTTAATATTAATTGATTTCGTACTCTTTGATTTTACGATAAAGTGTACGTTCTGAGATTCCTAAATCCTGAGCAGCATATTTACGTTTCCCATTGTGTTTTTCAAGGGCTTTCTTAATCAACTCTATTTCTTTTTCTTCCAAGGATAAAGATTCTTCTACAAATACCTCTGTATCCTGAATTACAGAATTATTATCAGTAGAAATATTTACTGCGGCTTGCTGTACAGACTGATGCTGAAGAATATCAACATCCTGATCTTCATACAACTTCCTAATAAGCACAGCATTATCTTTCTGCAAATCAGTTGAATCTCCGCTTTTCTGCATTAAATCAAATACTAATTTTTTTAGGTCCGACATATCTTTTTTCATATCGAACAATACCTGATAAAGAATTTCTCGTTCTGATGAAAAACTTTGATCCTGTTTTTTACTATCAGTATAAATTGCAGGTAGCAATTGCTCATCATTTACAGGTAAATAAGTCTGTAAATTAACCGCACTTATCAACCTTTCTTTCTCTATGATAGAAATTTGCTCAGTAATATTTTTTAATTGTCGAATATTACCAGGCCATCGATACGATTTAAGAACTTGCTGTGCACCTTCTTCCAAACGCAAAGGCGGCATTCTATATCTTTCGGCAAAATCTTGGGCAAATTTTCTAAATAAAAGATGAATATCCTCCTGTCTTTCACGCAAGGGCGGCATACTAATAGGAACAGTATTTAATCGATAATACAGATCTTCTCTAAACCTACCTTCTCTTACCGAAACAGGAATATTCACATTGGTAGCAGCTACAACTCTAACATCAGTTTTTAAAACCTTTGAGGATCCTACTTTAATAAATTCACCAGTCTCCAATACCCGTAATAATCGTACTTGCGTAGATAAAGGCAATTCTCCAATTTCATCCAGAAAAATAGTTCCCTTGTTGGCCACTTCAAAGTATCCCTTTCTATCGGATAAGGCTCCTGTAAAAGCACCTTTTTCGTGTCCAAATAATTCCGAATCAATAGTACCCTCAGGAATAGCACCACAATTAACAGGAATATACGGTGCATGCTTACGAGCACTAAACTGATGTATTATTTGCGGAAACACTTCTTTTCCAGTTCCACTTTCACCAGTTATCAATACAGATAAATCAGTAGGAGCTACCTGTACTGCAATATCAAGTGCACGATTTAGTTCATTAGTTCTACCAATAATTCCAAATCTCTGCTTAATTTTTTGTACATCCATCAAATAAAAAATCTTTTAAATTATAAAAACCTGTAATTTTAACAGACTACCTGACAAAATTACTACTTTTTAAATTTATTTAAATCTTTTACTTAGCTTAATATCCCTAAAGAATGTTAATTTTTTAGTATCCTTTTTTCGATAAAAGCGTAAGAATACTTTAATTACTAAACTAATTAAACATTTACAATGGCTTTAGAATTAACGAACCTAAAAGAATCTAACGAATTTCTCAATATTTTATTTGAAAATATCACTTCTGCTATTTTTATTGTTGATGAATCAATACGAGTAAATAATTTTAATGATTCTTTTTCCATCCTATTTGAGAAAAGAGAAGAACAAATTATGGGGAAATTATGTGGTAACGCAATTGGTTGTTCATTTGCTGTTGAAGCCAATGCTGATTGTGGAACTACGCCTTACTGTAAAACCTGTACGCTAAGAAAAAATATTATTAAAACGATGTCTCAAAAAATTCCAATTTACAAACAGAGTTTAAGCCGGGAATTTTATGGTACCAAGAACAAAAACACCAAACACTTCATATACACCACTAAATATATTCGTTATCACGATAAAAATTACATTCTAATAATAGTAGATGATCATACTGAATTAGAAGAACGAAAAAAAAGGCTTGAAGATCAAAACAAAACCTTACAAATACTGAGTGAACAAAAATCTAAATTCTTAGGAATTGCCGCTCATGATCTTCGAAATCCTATTGGTGCAATTAACTCCTTTTCAGAAATTTTACTCGAATCAGAAAATGAATTTCCAAAAGAGGAAAAAGAAGAACTTTTAACTTTAATAAAAGATAGTAGTAATTTTTCACTTCATTTACTTAACGATTTATTAGATATCTCAAAAATAGAATTAGGAAAACTTGAACTAGAAAAAAGTATTAATGATATAGAAGAAACAACCAAACACGTTATTAAAATAAATAAGGTATTTGCACGTAAAAAAAACATTTCCTTTAAATTCGAATCTAAGCTTAAAACAAAACTCTTAAGTTTTGATAAAAGTAAAATTGAGCAGGTACTACATAATTTAATCAGTAATGCAATAAAATATTCAAATCCAGATACAAATATATTAATTTCAATTATTGAAAATAGTTCAAACATAAGCATTTCAATAAAAGATCAGGGAGTAGGAATACCTGAAAATGAACTTTCAAAGTTATTTACTGAATTTGGCAAAACAAGTGCAAAAACAACTGCTAACGAAAGTAGTACAGGCTTAGGACTAGCAATTGCTAAGAAAATTGTTATTGGCCATGGAGGCAAAATAATTGCGAAGAGCAAATTAGGCAAAGGTTCTGAATTTTTATTTACTTTGCCAAAGTAATTTAACTACGGTAAAATAAATAAAATGAAATTTTTAGGAATTATTCCCGCCAGGTATGCATCCACAAGATTCCCTGGAAAACCTCTTGCCGATATTAATGGTAAACCAATGATTCAGCGAGTATACGAACAAACTAGCTTAGCAATAAAAGAAGTTTGGGTAGCTACTGACGATGAGAGAATAAAAAAAACAGTAGAATCTTTTGGTGGAAATGTAATTATGACCTCTGCTGATCACCAAAGTGGAACTGATAGAATAGCTGAAGCCGTTTCTAAAATTTTAGAAACAACATCAAATAAGCACGATGTTGTAATTAATATACAAGGCGACGAGCCATTTATTCAACCAGAACAGATAAAAGCTGTAATGAAGTGCTTTAATAACTCTTCTACACAAATTGCAACTTTGGTTAAAGCAATTTCAAAACAAAACGAAATTTTTGATCCCAATAAAGTAAAAGCAGTTATTAGTAATGAAAAAAAAGCACTTTACTTTAGTCGTTCTGCAATTCCTTATTTACGAGGAATAGAAAAAGACAAGTGGCTAGAAAAAGGTATTTTTTACAAACATATCGGAATGTATGCTTATAAATTAGAAACACTAATGGAAATAACTAATTTAAGTCAAACTCCACTCGAATTATCCGAATCCCTCGAACAATTAAGATGGCTGGAAAATGGTTATTGGATACAAACCGAAATAACCTCTCATGAATCGATAGGGATAGACACTCCCGAAGATTTGGAAAGAATTAAGAAAATGG
This genomic interval from uncultured Marinifilum sp. contains the following:
- the groL gene encoding chaperonin GroEL (60 kDa chaperone family; promotes refolding of misfolded polypeptides especially under stressful conditions; forms two stacked rings of heptamers to form a barrel-shaped 14mer; ends can be capped by GroES; misfolded proteins enter the barrel where they are refolded when GroES binds) translates to MAKEIKFNIEARDLLKKGVDELANAVKVTLGPKGRNVVIDRKFGAPQITKDGVSVAKEIELSDPGANMGAQMVKEVASKTGDDAGDGTTTATVLAQSIINVGLKNVTAGANPMDLKRGIDTAVAAVVANIKEQSQIIGEDSDKIQQVAQISANNDKKVGALIADAFKAVTKEGVITVEEAKGTETHVKVVEGMQFDRGYISPYFITDGDKMEADLENPFILLYDKKISTMKELMSVLEPAAQAGRPLMIIAEDVEGEALATLVVNRLRGSLKVAAVKAPGFGDRRKEMLEDIAILTGGVVISEEKGMKLEQATLDMLGQSEKITIDKENTTIVNGAGDKATIDARVAQIKTLIENSTSDYDTEKLQERLAKLAGGVAVLYVGAASEVEMKEKKDRVDDALSATRAAVEEGIVPGGGVAYIRAISALEGLKGENEDETTGIEIIKRAVEEPLRQIVANAGGEGAVVVDKVKAGEKDFGYNARMDVYQNLFEAGVIDPAKVSRVALENAASIAGMFLTTECVLIDEPEETPPMAPPAMGGGMPGMM
- a CDS encoding co-chaperone GroES, which codes for MAELKGKILAGKILVEPTAVEEKTASGIIIPDSAKEKPLKGKVVLTGADKTDEPMEIKVGDVVFYGKYSGTELEINNEDYLLMSQSDILYIV
- the secG gene encoding preprotein translocase subunit SecG, which produces MYTIVSVLILIVCVLLVLIVLVQNSKGGGLASNFSSSNQIMGVKKTTDFLEKATWGLAVALLLLCLGSVLTIDKEEVREDRSAIEQQLQEQETTPEMPAFPTDAAVTSQDTAN
- a CDS encoding LptE family protein, coding for MNKIKFIIISIAIAAVFTACKVSYSFTGGTLSTSVKTFSVQYFPNRAPLVNPNLSDQFVEELKEKFRNQTSLDEIVDAEGHLNFEGEITGYRTQALDIKADEIAATNRLTVTIKVRFTNEIESENDFDKSFSAFADYDSTKQLTDVEDSLLEEILEQIIDDIYNEAVVNW
- a CDS encoding sigma-54 dependent transcriptional regulator produces the protein MDVQKIKQRFGIIGRTNELNRALDIAVQVAPTDLSVLITGESGTGKEVFPQIIHQFSARKHAPYIPVNCGAIPEGTIDSELFGHEKGAFTGALSDRKGYFEVANKGTIFLDEIGELPLSTQVRLLRVLETGEFIKVGSSKVLKTDVRVVAATNVNIPVSVREGRFREDLYYRLNTVPISMPPLRERQEDIHLLFRKFAQDFAERYRMPPLRLEEGAQQVLKSYRWPGNIRQLKNITEQISIIEKERLISAVNLQTYLPVNDEQLLPAIYTDSKKQDQSFSSEREILYQVLFDMKKDMSDLKKLVFDLMQKSGDSTDLQKDNAVLIRKLYEDQDVDILQHQSVQQAAVNISTDNNSVIQDTEVFVEESLSLEEKEIELIKKALEKHNGKRKYAAQDLGISERTLYRKIKEYEIN
- a CDS encoding ATP-binding protein, which gives rise to MALELTNLKESNEFLNILFENITSAIFIVDESIRVNNFNDSFSILFEKREEQIMGKLCGNAIGCSFAVEANADCGTTPYCKTCTLRKNIIKTMSQKIPIYKQSLSREFYGTKNKNTKHFIYTTKYIRYHDKNYILIIVDDHTELEERKKRLEDQNKTLQILSEQKSKFLGIAAHDLRNPIGAINSFSEILLESENEFPKEEKEELLTLIKDSSNFSLHLLNDLLDISKIELGKLELEKSINDIEETTKHVIKINKVFARKKNISFKFESKLKTKLLSFDKSKIEQVLHNLISNAIKYSNPDTNILISIIENSSNISISIKDQGVGIPENELSKLFTEFGKTSAKTTANESSTGLGLAIAKKIVIGHGGKIIAKSKLGKGSEFLFTLPK
- the kdsB gene encoding 3-deoxy-manno-octulosonate cytidylyltransferase; translation: MKFLGIIPARYASTRFPGKPLADINGKPMIQRVYEQTSLAIKEVWVATDDERIKKTVESFGGNVIMTSADHQSGTDRIAEAVSKILETTSNKHDVVINIQGDEPFIQPEQIKAVMKCFNNSSTQIATLVKAISKQNEIFDPNKVKAVISNEKKALYFSRSAIPYLRGIEKDKWLEKGIFYKHIGMYAYKLETLMEITNLSQTPLELSESLEQLRWLENGYWIQTEITSHESIGIDTPEDLERIKKMGLL